In a single window of the Anguilla rostrata isolate EN2019 chromosome 6, ASM1855537v3, whole genome shotgun sequence genome:
- the ptger4c gene encoding prostaglandin E receptor 4 (subtype EP4) c has protein sequence MNTSVHTAGTNVSESESRFFVPDNITSLPLVLESRTVATSATMFVVGVLGNLVAIVVLSISKKEQKETTFYTLVCGMAITDLLGTCFTSPVVIATYVRNRWPGGEPLCHFFSFSMLFFGSAGMSILCAMAVERYLAINHAYFYSQYVDRTMARLALTATYLVNIVLCVMPSFGFGKHVRHLPGTWCFLDWRAMTPLAASYSFLYGGFMLMLIAVTVICNFAVCRSLVRMNQRTRVVKAEVSGKHGGSRRRFPKIPSVTSAAEMQMFWLLLLMTTVFLVCSIPLVVRIFANQIYGPAQLSSGGTVDYRKDLLAIRFAAFNPILDPWVYILCRKNLLLKGCESVKRTIRAERDSNRRKVGCVSGTQTPPSCANSNTTSYASLATGNYGQDAGKQVISRTKSFTDFTLQQNWDFSMAQPSFHPFSVEQSADYGSVKLLPVNSKPAEGVPDLCYVIKEASVSITGGEAAQALSGQERPVEIVTCAFSTPDSCSSERCL, from the exons ATGAATACTTCTGTTCACACTGCGGGAACAAATGTCTCAGAATCGGAATCTCGTTTTTTCGTACCGGACAACATCACTTCTCTTCCTCTAGTGCTGGAGTCCCGCACCGTAGCCACCTCCGCTACCATGTTCGTCGTGGGAGTATTGGGAAATCTCGTCGCTATCGTGGTGCTCAGCATCTCcaagaaagaacaaaaagaaacgACTTTCTACACATTGGTCTGTGGGATGGCAATAACCGATCTTCTGGGGACATGTTTCACTAGCCCGGTAGTTATTGCAACGTATGTAAGGAACAGGTGGCCCGGCGGGGAGCCACTGTGTCActtcttctctttttcaatGCTTTTCTTCGGTTCTGCTGGAATGTCAATATTATGCGCTATGGCAGTAGAGCGGTACCTTGCCATTAACCACGCTTACTTTTACTCGCAATATGTGGACAGGACGATGGCCCGGCTTGCGCTTACGGCCACATACTTGGTCAACATTGTACTGTGTGTCATGCCAAGCTTCGGATTCGGCAAACACGTGAGACACTTGCCAGGTACTTGGTGTTTTTTGGACTGGCGGGCGATGACACCCCTTGCTGCTTCATACTCATTTTTGTACGGAGGATTCATGCTTATGTTGATAGCAGTGACTGTCATATGCAACTTCGCAGTTTGTAGATCTTTGGTGCGAATGAACCAGCGAACAAGGGTCGTGAAAGCAGAGGTATCCGGAAAACACGGGGGTTCGAGGCGACGGTTTCCAAAGATTCCATCTGTCACTTCAGCTGCAGAAATGCAGATGTTTTGGCTGTTGCTCTTAATGACTACTGTATTCTTGGTGTGTTCCATTCCTTTAGTG GTGCGGATCTTTGCAAACCAGATATATGGCCCTGCGCAGTTATCATCGGGAGGAACGGTGGACTACAGAAAGGATCTCCTGGCGATACGGTTCGCCGCCTTCAACCCCATCCTGGATCCATGGGTTTACATTTTGTGTCGGAAGAATCTGCTCCTCAAGGGTTGCGAAAGCGTGAAACGGACAATTAGGGCTGAAAGGGACAGCAACAGGCGCAAAGTTGGCTGCGTAAGTGGCACGCAAACGCCCCCTTCCTGCGCGAACAGCAACACCACCAGCTACGCATCCCTGGCAACGGGAAACTATGGACAGGACGCTGGGAAACAGGTCATCTCCAGGACTAAGTCGTTTACCGACTTCACGTTACAGCAGAACTGGGACTTCAGTATGGCACAACCGAGCTTCCATCCTTTCAGCGTCGAACAGAGCGCTGATTATGGTTCCGTGAAGCTGCTGCCCGTAAACTCTAAACCAGCCGAGGGCGTACCTGATTTGTGTTACGTTATTAAGGAAGCGTCTGTCAGCATTACTGGTGGGGAAGCGGCACAGGCACTCTCTGGGCAGGAGAGACCAGTTGAAATAGTGACGTGCGCTTTCAGCACACCAGACTCTTGCTCTTCAGAGAGgtgtctttaa
- the LOC135256392 gene encoding zona pellucida sperm-binding protein 3-like produces MQGERLGIGFLMLSLLGCLCDAQSVYKPLNVDSQAQPSFGRPLPTQAAVTARPPFGRPLPTQSSIPVRPPFGRPVATQSSVPVRPTFGRPVATQSPVRVRPTFGRPVATQSPVPVRPTFGKPPVTQGPVTPRPTIKEPPQPKPDSVKAHCGETSVQLEVDVDLFGIGNLIQPSDITLGGCDPIGQDHSWLLFETQLHACGSTLMMTEDTLVYTFTISYQPKAIGVTPIIRTNDAAVGVQCHYMRLHNVSSNVLKPTWIPYYSTLSAEDLLVFSLRLMTDDWRMERQSNVFFLGDLINIEASVIQANHVPLRVFMDTCVATLAPNMDSVPRYAFIDNQGCLMDSKLTSSRSKFQSRIKDDLLQVQLDAFRFAAETRSEIYIFCHLRATAALPESEGKACSFLPSKHGWVSASGNDQACGCCDSGCSVRKGRSLEPAAAQYSSNAFLGPIVVQKPTNDIMPELSTPLKAEDHRAAGVSPEAVVVAGVVAAVGLVCTVVLVTVLRRSKPTAL; encoded by the exons ATGCAGGGAGAAAGGTTGGGTATTGGCTTTCTGATGCTTAGTTTGCTTGGCTGTTTATGTGATGCTCAATCTGTCTACAAGCCTTTAAATGTAGATTCCCAAGCCCAACCATCCTTTGGGAGACCCCTGCCTACCCAGGCTGCTGTCACAGCCCGACCACCCTTTGGGAGACCACTGCCTACCCAGTCTTCGATCCCAGTCCGACCACCCTTTGGCAGGCCTGTTGCTACCCAGTCTTCGGTCCCAGTCCGACCCACCTTTGGCAGGCCTGTTGCTACCCAGTCTCCGGTCCGAGTCCGACCCACCTTTGGCAGGCCTGTTGCTACCCAGTCTCCGGTCCCAGTCCGACCCACCTTCGGTAAACCGCCAGTTACCCAAGGTCCTGTCACACCCCGCCCAACAATTAAGGAACCTCCACAGCCCAAGCCAGACTCCGTAAAGGCCCATTGTGGAGAAACTTCAGTCCAGTTGGAGGTTGATGTGGACCTGTTTGGCATCGGCAATCTGATCCAGCCTTCTGATATCACCCTGGGAGGCTGTGATCCTATTGGACAGGATCATTCTTGGCTCCTGTTTGAGACCCAGCTGCATGCTTGCGGTAGCACACTGATG ATGACTGAGGATACTCTAGTGTATACATTCACCATCAGCTACCAACCCAAAGCAATTGGGGTTACTCCCATTATCAGGACCAATGATGCAGCTGTTGGTGTCCAGTGCCACTACATGAG GCTGCACAATGTGAGTAGCAATGTGCTGAAGCCAACATGGATTCCCTACTACTCTACCCTGTCTGCTGAAGATCTCCTTGTCTTTTCCCTGAGGCTCATGACCG ATGACTGGCGGATGGAGAGGCAGTCCAATGTCTTCTTCCTGGGAGACCTCATCAACATTGAGGCCTCTGTGATCCAGGCTAATCATGTGCCCCTCCGTGTGTTTATGGACACCTGCGTGGCTACTTTGGCTCCCAACATGGATTCTGTCCCCAGATATGCATTTATTGACAACCAAGG GTGTCTAATGGATTCCAAGCTGACAAGCTCCCGCTCCAAGTTCCAGTCCAGAATAAAGGATGACCTACTGCAAGTTCAGCTAGATGCCTTCCGGTTTGCTGCAGAGACCAGGAGCGAG ATCTACATTTTCTGCCACCTGAGAGCCACTGCAGCTTTACCTGAGTCTGAGGGCAAGGCCTGCTCTTTCCTACCTTCAAAGCATGG GTGGGTTAGTGCATCTGGAAATGATCAGGCATGTGGCTGCTGTGATAGTGGTTGCTCTGTGAGGAAGGGTAGGAGTCTGGAACCTGCAG ctgcacaGTACTCTAGCAATGCCTTCCTAGGACCCATCGTTGTCCAGAAGCCTACTAATGACATTATGCCTGAGTTGAGCACTCCGTTGAAGGCAGAAGACCACAGAGCAGCAG GAGTTTCCCCTGAGGCTGTGGTTGTGGCAGGAGTGGTGGCTGCAGTGGGACTGGTCTGCACTGTTGTGCTGGTGACCGTGCTCCGAAGATCCAAGCCTACAGCTTTGTAA
- the pif1 gene encoding ATP-dependent DNA helicase PIF1: MFHGEDSAEFQCCATVERLNGSGQAIKRQVIRRASVTLGRNEFQEIALRVHDGKVPQTFTLREFQLFTRFCRDGKSTIKLLPENIQVLLSDCPPDRLSIFLKTLSIKHQAWQTSKPVGDRIKLRAGLPRSFESISPLQQKDVQKANELRSKVNAQPPAKGLTNRAGNKPLGQQVKRSRPESTECSPVKSLHPAKKPTLSLPVGRKLSKEQAVVLNAVLSGKNVFFTGSAGTGKSFLLKRIVGSLPPKSTYATASTGVAACHIGGTTLHNFAGIGSGSASLEQCLELAQRPGVLQHWTSCRHLIIDEISMVEAQFFDKLETIARSIKRSTEPFGGIQLIVCGDFLQLPPVTKGKDRPDFCFQARSWRKCIHLNLELMDVRRQTDQTFISLLQAVRVGRVTEEVTAKLLRSAYHSIERDGILATRLCTHKDDVELTNENKLQQLPGTARVFEAVDSDPVLVKAIDALSPVGRVLQLKVGAQVMLTKNLNVERGLVNGARGVVVSFQPGNKGLPCVRFLCGVTEVMKPERCMFKVGGLYLSRLQLPLKLAWAISIHKSQGMTLDCVEISLARVFECGQAYVALSRARNLEGPQAGLHPVGAVDHR, translated from the exons ATGTTCCACGGGGAAGATTCTGCTGAATttcagtgctgtgccacagTGGAACGTTTGAACGGATCTGGCCAAGCCATCAAACGCCAAGTAATTCGGCGTGCGTCAGTGACACTGGGACGAAATGAATTTCAGGAGATTGCTCTACGGGTACACGACGGCAAAGTGCCACAAACTTTCACTCTCCGTGAATTCCAGCTATTCACTCGTTTTTGTAGGGACGGCAAAAGCACTATCAAACTGCTCCCAGAAAACATACAAGTGCTGCTCTCTGACTGTCCACCAGACCGTTTAAGCATCTTCCTTAAGACATTAAGTATTAAGCACCAAGCCTGGCAGACGAGCAAGCCCGTGGGGGATCGAATCAAGCTCCGTGCTGGACTTCCTCGCAGTTTCGAATCAATAAGCCCCCTGCAACAGAAAGACGTGCAGAAAGCCAATGAGCTGAGAAGCAAAGTGAACGCACAACCGCCCGCAAAAGGCCTGACGAACCGAGCGGGGAATAAACCGCTTGGGCAGCAGGTGAAGAGGTCAAGACCGGAGTCTACTGAGTGCAGTCCG GTGAAATCACTGCACCCTGCCAAGAAACCAACTTTGTCATTGCCTGTGGGGAGGAAGCTGTCCAAAGAGCAAGCTGTTGTTCTGAATGCCGTTTTAAGTGGGAAGAATGTCTTCTTTACTGGCAGTGCAG GTACGGGGAAATCTTTCTTGCTGAAGAGGATTGTGGGATCTCTGCCCCCCAAAAGCACATATGCCACAGCCAGCACAGGTGTGGCAGCCTGCCACATTGGAGGAACTACTTTGCACAACTTTGCAG GGATTGGATCAGGCTCTGCTTCTCTAGAGCAGTGTCTGGAACTGGCCCAGCGGCCTGGGGTCCTCCAGCACTGGACAAGCTGCCGACACCTCATCATCGACGAGATCTCTATGGTGGAGGCCCAGTTCTTTGATAAGCTCGAGACCATTGCCAG GTCCATTAAGAGGTCTACTGAACCATTTGGAGGCATCCAGCTAATTGTATGTGGTGACTTCCTCCAACTGCCCCCAGTCACTAAGGGGAAGGACAGACCTGACTTTTGCTTCCAG GCGAGAAGCTGGCGgaagtgcattcacctgaaCCTGGAGCTGATGGATGTGCGCCGGCAGACAGACCAGACCTTCATCTCCCTTCTGCAGGCCGTGAGGGTAGGCAG AGTCACAGAAGAAGTCACCGCCAAGCTGCTGAGGAGCGCGTATCACAGCATTGAGAGGGACGGTATCCTAGCAACTAGACTCTGCACGCACAAAGACGATGTGGAATTGACGAATGAGAACAAGCTTCAGCAGCTGCCAG GGACCGCACGGGTCTTCGAGGCTGTGGACAGCGACCCTGTGCTGGTCAAGGCCATTGACGCACTGAGTCCAGTGGGGCGGGTGCTGCAGCTGAAAGTGGGCGCCCAG GTGATGTTGACGAAGAATCTGAACGTGGAGCGAGGCCTGGTCAACGGTGCGAGGGGCGTGGTGGTCTCCTTCCAGCCCGGAAATAAAG gcctgccGTGCGTGCGGTTCCTGTGCGGCGTCACTGAGGTCATGAAGCCGGAGCGCTGCATGTTCAAGGTGGGGGGCCTGTACCTCAGCCGCCTGCAGCTGCCACTCAAACTGGCCTGGGCCATCTCCATCCACAAGAGCCAG GGCATGACCCTGGACTGTGTGGAGATCTCCCTGGCCCGGGTGTTTGAGTGCGGCCAGGCCTACGTGGCGCTGTCCCGGGCCCGGAACCTGGAGGGTCCGCAGGCTGGACTTCACCCAGTCGGTGCCGTGGACCACCGG
- the LOC135256393 gene encoding cytochrome b-c1 complex subunit 6, mitochondrial-like: MVFEDKMITNGEPDDEEEEEGGPEEDEGEGGGEEEGGEGGGEEEEGEGGGDEDEEDEEEEEEEEDMVDPLDAIRQKCEQTEHCVHVRERLEACESRVNSRSRTEEDCTEELFDFLHARDHCVAHRLFNSVK, from the exons ATGGTTTTCGAAGATAAAATGATCACGAATGGAGAGCCTGACGACGAG gaggaagaggagggagggcctGAGGAAGATGAAGGTGAGGGtggtggagaggaagagggcggTGAGGgtggtggagaggaggaggaaggggagggaggtggagatgaGGACgaagaggatgaagaagaggaagaggaggaagaagataTGGTG GACCCCTTAGATGCAATTCGGCAGAAATGCGAGCAGACGgaacactgtgtgcatgtgcgggaAAGACTGGAGGCGTGCGAGAGCAGGGTGAACTCGCGGTCGCGCACCGAGGAGGACTGCACAGAGGAGCTCTTCGACTTCCTGCACGCCCGGGACCACTGT GTGGCACACAGACTCTTCAACTCTGTGAAATGA